A region of Bacillus rossius redtenbacheri isolate Brsri chromosome 2, Brsri_v3, whole genome shotgun sequence DNA encodes the following proteins:
- the LOC134529967 gene encoding uncharacterized PPE family protein PPE12-like → MSAVILSLSSVADVGRLLSRSSVGSADSGFARLNSADSGFARQNSADSGFTRLNSDDSSFAHPNSADSGFTRLNSADSGFTRLNSAESGFARQNSDDSGFTRLNSADSGFARQNSADSGFARQSSADSGFTRLNSADSGFARLNSADSGFARPNSADSGFAHLNSADSGFTRLNSAAEFA, encoded by the exons ATGTCCGCCGTCATTCTGTCACTGAGCAGCGTGGCGGATGTCGGCCGTCTTCTGTCACGGAGCAGCGTGGGAAG TGCCGACAGCGGCTTCGCTCGTCTGAACAGTGCCGACAGCGGCTTCGCTCGCCAGAACAGTGCTGACAGCGGCTTCACTCGTCTGAACAGTGACGACAGCAGCTTCGCTCACCCGAACAGTGCCGACAGCGGCTTCACTCGTCTGAACAGTGCCGACAGCGGCTTCACTCGTCTGAACAGTGCCGAAAGCGGCTTCGCTCGCCAGAACAGTGACGACAGCGGCTTCACTCGTCTGAACAGTGCCGACAGCGGCTTCGCTCGCCAGAACAGTGCTGACAGCGGCTTCGCTCGCCAGAGCAGTGCTGACAGCGGCTTCACTCGTCTGAACAGTGCTGACAGCGGCTTCGCTCGTCTGAACAGTGCCGACAGCGGCTTCGCTCGCCCGAACAGTGCCGACAGCGGCTTCGCTCATCTGAACAGTGCCGACAGCGGCTTCACTCGTCTGAACAGTGCCGCGGAGTTTGCGTAA